Proteins from a genomic interval of Rubinisphaera italica:
- a CDS encoding tyrosine-type recombinase/integrase produces MSNLCSDEGQNSGDNVLPAEFVEKRVDDLFTTFLNSHDFSTHTRRAMANDLKKFAQWFLEANAEKLSLDRVTTRDILDFRTFLSRDQKQAVATVNRALVTLRRFFRWLVENGEMPSNPAKPVKELRRQELAPKGLDRTQVRKLLREVELRQDARSNALFHLMLFTGCRVGDLVNLELSDVLISERSGSVVFRNGKGNKQRTVPLPHNARVALSAYLAARPPVSLNNVFIGERGGLSDRGIRSICDKYSAICGIKIHPHLLRHTFAHQFLRDSQNDLVSLAQILGHENLNTTGRYSRRNADELGMIAEKVGY; encoded by the coding sequence GTGTCTAATTTGTGTTCAGATGAAGGTCAGAATTCAGGTGATAATGTTTTGCCAGCAGAGTTTGTTGAAAAACGGGTCGATGACCTCTTTACGACCTTCTTGAACTCTCACGACTTCTCCACCCACACCCGTCGTGCGATGGCAAATGATTTGAAAAAGTTCGCTCAATGGTTTCTAGAAGCGAATGCGGAAAAGCTCAGCCTCGACCGAGTCACGACTAGAGATATTCTCGACTTCCGCACTTTTCTTAGCCGAGATCAGAAACAAGCTGTAGCGACAGTGAATCGAGCTTTGGTGACTCTTCGTCGATTCTTTCGGTGGCTGGTAGAGAATGGAGAAATGCCTTCAAATCCTGCCAAGCCAGTCAAAGAGCTTCGACGACAAGAATTGGCACCGAAAGGTTTGGATCGGACTCAGGTTCGGAAACTTTTACGGGAAGTTGAACTTCGGCAAGATGCTCGAAGCAATGCCTTGTTTCATTTGATGCTGTTCACAGGCTGTAGGGTTGGTGATTTGGTGAATCTTGAATTGAGTGATGTATTGATCTCTGAGCGATCTGGCTCGGTTGTATTTCGAAATGGGAAGGGAAATAAGCAAAGGACTGTTCCTCTTCCTCACAATGCAAGAGTTGCCCTGTCTGCTTATCTTGCAGCACGACCGCCAGTTTCTTTGAATAACGTATTTATTGGAGAACGTGGTGGGCTTTCAGACCGTGGAATCAGATCAATCTGTGATAAATATTCGGCAATTTGTGGGATCAAGATCCATCCACACCTACTCAGACACACTTTCGCACATCAGTTCCTGAGGGATTCTCAGAATGATCTGGTCAGTCTTGCTCAGATTCTGGGGCACGAAAATTTAAACACGACAGGAAGATATTCAAGAAGAAATGCGGATGAGTTGGGAATGATTGCGGAGAAGGTAGGGTATTGA
- a CDS encoding Holliday junction DNA helicase RuvB C-terminal domain-containing protein: protein MNDVNEYVPNSINQIIGQRQVRDVVEVALDAAQIDGKRFDHSLLVGPAGMGKSMSANIIAAEMATEFYEVLGQSISSPADLNALLLQAKDRDIIHIDEAHELKKEFQTALYLAIDKQTIFVNGGKNKPVGIPIADFTLLLSTTDEYDLLQPLRDRMRLTLKFDFYSDLDLMHLVSHRARALSWELEENVPVEIAIRGKGIPRIALRLLQSARRVCRAEGEEMIRCHHLHRACQLDGLDQLGLDRTEQKYLSLLKEGPLRLNVIASSLGLPSRTVSTVTEQFLMRAGLIAKDDQSRRQLTDKGHSHLSPTRQQVDQ from the coding sequence TTGAACGACGTTAATGAATATGTTCCCAACTCAATCAACCAAATCATTGGACAAAGGCAAGTCCGTGATGTAGTCGAGGTAGCACTAGATGCTGCACAAATCGATGGCAAACGCTTCGACCATTCTTTACTGGTTGGACCTGCGGGAATGGGGAAAAGTATGTCCGCAAACATTATTGCCGCTGAAATGGCGACTGAATTCTATGAAGTGCTGGGGCAAAGTATCTCATCACCAGCCGATCTCAATGCTTTGCTTTTGCAGGCAAAAGACAGAGACATTATTCACATTGATGAAGCTCATGAGCTAAAAAAAGAATTTCAAACCGCCCTATACCTTGCCATCGATAAGCAGACGATCTTCGTTAATGGTGGGAAGAATAAGCCAGTGGGTATCCCAATTGCTGACTTCACTTTGCTTCTCTCCACAACTGACGAATACGACCTTCTTCAACCTCTTCGTGACCGCATGAGGTTGACCTTGAAATTCGATTTCTACTCAGACCTCGACCTTATGCATTTGGTATCTCATAGAGCCAGAGCTTTGTCTTGGGAACTTGAGGAAAATGTTCCCGTCGAGATCGCAATTCGTGGAAAAGGAATTCCAAGAATTGCATTGAGGTTACTTCAGTCGGCAAGAAGAGTATGCCGAGCAGAAGGTGAGGAAATGATTCGATGCCATCATCTTCATCGAGCTTGCCAACTGGATGGTCTTGATCAACTCGGGCTGGATCGCACTGAGCAGAAATATCTTTCTTTACTCAAAGAAGGTCCACTACGGTTGAATGTTATTGCATCATCACTTGGCTTGCCATCACGCACAGTCTCGACTGTTACGGAACAATTTCTAATGAGGGCTGGTTTGATTGCGAAAGATGATCAAAGTCGTCGTCAATTAACCGACAAGGGACATTCCCACCTATCCCCTACCCGCCAACAAGTTGATCAATAA